A window of the Astyanax mexicanus isolate ESR-SI-001 chromosome 22, AstMex3_surface, whole genome shotgun sequence genome harbors these coding sequences:
- the LOC103036729 gene encoding phosphatidylethanolamine-binding protein 1-like, with protein MPVDLSQWSGSLALTEVDERPARPLRVQYGPVEIDKLGKVLTPTQVQNFPTLMDWEGCDSSKLYTLILTDPDAPSRNDPVMREWHHFLVVNVRGNDVSTGCVLSEYVGSGPPKGSGLHRYVWLVYEQPGSLNCTEPVLSNRSPHQRDHFSSAGFRRKYGLSAPAAGTCYQAQWDEYVPKVYEQLGLK; from the exons ATGCCGGTGGACCTGAGCCAGTGGAGCGGGTCTTTAGCCCTGACGGAGGTGGACGAGAGGCCGGCCCGCCCGCTCCGGGTCCAGTACGGCCCGGTGGAGATCGACAAACTGGGCAAAGTCCTCACGCCTACTCAG GTGCAGAATTTTCCCACGCTGATGGACTGGGAGGGATGTGACTCCAGTAAACTCTACACTCTGATCCTCACTGATCCGGACGCTCCCAGCAGAAACGACCCAGTGATGAG GGAGTGGCATCACTTCCTGGTGGTGAACGTGCGAGGGAACGACGTGAGCACCGGGTGTGTTCTGTCTGAATACGTGGGTTCTGGGCCTCCGAAAGGTTCTG GACTTCATCGGTACGTGTGGTTGGTTTATGAACAGCCCGGCTCGCTGAACTGTACCGAACCCGTCCTCAGCAACCGCTCCCCCCACCAGCGCGACCACTTCAGCAGCGCCGGGTTCAGGAGGAAGTACGGGCTGAGCGCCCCGGCGGCGGGGACCTGCTACCAGGCCCAGTGGGACGAGTACGTCCCCAAAGTTTACGAGCAGCTCGGACTGAAATAA
- the taok3a gene encoding serine/threonine-protein kinase TAO3 isoform X2, with the protein MVSRVLYVANMFGLRSSGGSYEKLNEHFDLDTPFFQVTRQIHEHEQETELREQMSGYKRMRRQHQKQLIALENKLKAEMDEHRLKLQKEVETQANNAYIELEKLAKKHAIHTDKEMKTTAADEKKFQQQILAQQKKELTNFLDNQKKQYKLCKEKIKEEMNEDHSTPKKEKQERLSKHKENMQHSQAEEEAQLLGQQRLFYDRNCRAFKRKVMTKRHEFEQEQLREELNKKKTQKEMEHAMLIRHDESTQELEHRQLKTLQKLRMDLIRLQHQTELENQIEYNNRRERELHRKHVLELRQQPKNLKAMELQIKKQFQDTCKVQTKQYKALRHHQLEVTPKSEHKTVLKALKEEQTRKLAILAEQYEQSINEMMASQALRLDEAQEAECQALRHQLQQEMELLNAYQSKIKMQTEAQHEREQQKLEQKVSLRRAHLEQKIEEELASLQKERTDRIKHLLERQERELDAFDMESLRMGFGNLGALDYPKDDYR; encoded by the exons GTGACGCGTCAGATCCACGAGCATGAGCAGGAGACGGAGTTGCGAGAGCAGATGTCGGGGTATAAGCGAATGAGACGGCAGCATCAGAAGCAGCTGATCGCTCTGGAGAATAAGCTGAAGGCGGAGATGGATGAACACCGGCTGAAGCTGCAGAAGGAGGTGGAGACTCAGGCCAACAACGCCTATATCGAGCTGGAGAAACTCGCCAAGAAACACGCCATCCACACCGACAAGGAG ATGAAGACGACGGCGGCGGATGAGAAGAAGTTCCAGCAGCAGATTTTGGCTCAGCAGAAGAAGGAGCTCACCAACTTCCTGGACAACCAGAAGAAACAATACAAACTCTGCAAAGAGAAGATCAAAGAG GAGATGAACGAGGACCACAGCACTCCTAAGAAGGAGAAGCAGGAGCGTCTCTCTAAACACAAGGAGAACATGCAGCACTCTCAGGCTGAGGAGGAGGCGCAGCTCCTCGGCCAACAGCGGCTTTTCTACGACCGGAACTGCAGAGCCTTCAAACGCAAAGTCATGACCAAGAGACACGAGTTCGAGCAGGAGCAGCTCCGAGAG GAGCTGAATAAGAAGAAGACTCAGAAGGAGATGGAGCACGCAATGCTGATCAGACACGACGAGTCGACTCAGGAACTGGAGCACCGGCAGCTGAAGACCCTCCAGAAGCTCCGCATGGACCTGATCCGCCTCCAGCACCAGACCGAACTGGAGAACCAGATCGAGTACAACAACCGGCGCGAGCGAGAACTTCACCGCAAACACGTCCTGGAGCTCCGGCAGCAACCCAAGAACCTCAAG GCGATGGAGCTGCAGATAAAGAAGCAGTTTCAGGACACCTGTAAAGTCCAGACTAAGCAGTACAAAGCCCTGCGGCACCACCAGCTGGAGGTCACGCCCAAGAGCGAACACAAGACCGTCCTGAAGGCCCTGAAGGAGGAGCAGACCCGCAAACTCGCCATCCTGGCCGAGCAGTACGAGCAGAGCATCAACGAGATGATGGCCTCGCAGGCG CTGCGTCTGGACGAGGCTCAGGAGGCGGAGTGTCAGGCTCTGAGGCATCAGCTGCAGCAGGAGATGGAGCTGCTGAACGCCTATCAGAGTAAAATAAAGATGCAGACGGAGGCGCAGCACGAGCGCGAGCAGCAGAAACTCGAGCAGAAGGTCTCACTGCGCCGAGCTCACCTGGAGCAGAAG ATCGAGGAGGAGCTGGCTTCTCTTCAGAAGGAACGTACGGACCGGATCAAACACCTGCTGGAGCGTCAGGAACGCGAGCTGGACGCCTTCGATATGGAGTCTCTGAGGATGGGCTTCGGGAACCTGGGGGCTTTAGACTACCCTAAAGACGACTACAGATGA
- the pebp1 gene encoding phosphatidylethanolamine-binding protein 1, producing the protein MMVDLSAWTGPLALNEVEEVPVRPLRVQYGPLEIDQLGKVVTPTQVQNRPTLIEWEGCDSSKLYTLAMTDPDAPSRKDPKFREWHHFLVVNMKGNDVSSGCVMSDYVGAGPPKGTGLHRYVWLVYEQSGSLSCTEPVLTNRSGDKRGKFKLSSFRSKYGLDVPVAGSCFQAEWDDYVPKLYEQLSGK; encoded by the exons ATGATGGTGGACCTGAGCGCGTGGACCGGGCCGTTAGCGCTGAATGAGGTGGAGGAGGTTCCGGTTCGGCCGCTGCGGGTTCAGTACGGACCGCTCGAGATCGACCAGCTGGGGAAAGTGGTGACGCCCACCCAG GTGCAGAATCGGCCCACGCTGATTGAATGGGAGGGATGTGACTCCAGTAAACTCTACACTCTGGCCATGACCGACCCGGACGCTCCCAGCAGGAAGGACCCCAAGTTCCG GGAGTGGCATCACTTTCTGGTGGTGAATATGAAGGGGAATGATGTGAGCAGTGGGTGCGTGATGTCGGATTATGTTGGCGCCGGCCCCCCTAAAGGAACCG GTCTCCATCGGTACGTGTGGTTGGTTTATGAACAGTCCGGATCGCTGAGCTGCACCGAACCCGTCCTCACCAACCGCTCCGGAGACAAACGAGGAAAATTTAAGCTCTCCAGCTTCCGCAGTAAATACGGGCTGGACGTCCCCGTCGCCGGGTCCTGCTTCCAGGCCGAGTGGGACGATTACGTCCCCAAACTGTACGAGCAGCTCTCCGGCAAATAA